The genomic segment GGGTAGTTTTCCATAGATTGCATGATCCCTTTCCTTGTGTTTAGGGTCTCCATTACTATCCCTGCGTATTCTTCATCCATATCGATTGTAAGCTCTTCGATCGGCTCCATTTTTTGACCATTCTCGTCGATTTTTATCACTACCTTTGGCCGTGAAACAGATAATTCAAAGCCCTCTTTTCTCATGTTCTCGATCAGAACACCGAGCTGTAATTCTCCACGTCCCATCACTTCAAATTGTCCTTCTCCTCTTTCTTCCATTTTTATGGAAACATTTGTCTTCACCTCTTGTAGGAGGCGCGCCAAAATCATACGAGAAGTTAGTTTATTCCCCTCTTTACCAGTGAAAGGGGAAGTATTAACGGAAATGTTGATAGAGATAGTAGCGGGATCAATTGGAATAGCATCAATTGGTGTATTCACCGATGGATCGCATACAGTATCAGTGACCGATGTATCTGCTAAACCAGCGATAGCAATTATTTCGCCTGCTTCTGCATTCTCAACAACCTTCTTCACCATACCGTCAAAAATTTGCAACTTAGTTATGCGGGAATTCTCTAACAATTCCCCACTTAAATTTATTGCCTTTACGTGTGCATTCACTGAAATAGAACCCTGCTCTATCTTTCCAATTAAAATTCTTCCAAGGAAATTGTCATTTTCGAGCATCGTAACGAGCATTGAAAAAGGTGCTTCTCTATCATATTTCCGGACAGGAGTGTACCCTATTATTGTTTCCAACAGTGGTACGAGGCTTTCTCGCTGATCATTGAGATCACGGACACACCAACCATCTCTACCGGAGGCATACAGAACAGGAAAATCTAGTTGCTCATCATTCGCTTCCAGAGCAAGAAAAAGGTCAGATATTTCATTGATGACCTCTTCAATTCTCCTATCTGGACGATCAACTTTGTTTATTATCACTATAGGCCTCAATCCTACCTTAAGCGCCTTTGAGAGGACAAATTTTGTTTGCGGCATAACACCTTCTGCACTATCAACAAGTAACATAACAGAGTCTACCATTGACAGGATGCGCTCTACCTCACCTCCAAAATCCGAGTGTCCTGGTGTATCTATAAGATTGATTTTCACATTCCCATAAGATACAGAAGCAACCTTCGAGAACATTGTAATACCACGTTTCTGTTCCAATGGATTTCTGTCCATGCCGACCTCATCCAAAACATTGGCCTGCCTAAGCAGATTATTAGTTAACGTTGTTTTTCCGTGATCCACGTGAGCAATTACGGCTATGTTTAGAGTCTTGTTATTCATATAAACCCAGGGCTACTCGCGGAATTATAGCATCAAATAATCTTGAGAACATCGAGGTTTCATATAAAGATGCTATTTTTTTTATAAAAAAATGCAGTAACTTGAGAACACAGCAAATCTTGAAAACCACACGCAGTTCATCACAACGAAGAATCAAATTAATTAAGAAACTAAGAAAACCTTCCTAAAATTGAGGCAATTCCATCAAGTGAGGAGCCAACAGTACAAGCCGAGAATCCTATACAATATAAAACGTGACTAACCATCCATATGTAGTACAATTCACACTCTGATACTAGGGAAAGGTACTCAATGTCTGAAACCTTGATGATAATAGACGCATATAACTTCCTTTTTAGTGCGTACTTTGCTCTACCAAACCTTACACATAATGAACTGCCCGTAGGAGCAGTATACGGTTTCCTAAACATATTGCTAAAACACCTTCGAACCAAACCAGAATATTTAGTGGTTGCGCTGGATCATGGCAAATCGACATTTAGGGAGACTATATACAACAACTACAAAGCAAACAGACCTCCAGTTCCTGGAAACCTGACCCCACAGTTCGCTCTTCTTAGGGAATGTGTAGACGTTTTAAATCTTAATCCACTCGAAATTGAAGGCTTTGAAGCTGATGATGTCATAGCAACTCTGGTAAGAAAGTTTTCTAAAAGTGACCTAAAAATAAAAATACTTTCAACCGACAAGGATCTTATGCAACTTGTCAATGAGAATGTACATGTCATAAACCCAATAAAGAACAGGATCATAGGGGTTAACGAAGTTAAGGAAAAATTTGGTGTATTTCCAACACAAATGACAGATTTTCTCTCCCTTGTTGGTGACACATCTGATAATATTCCAGGAGTGCCTGGAATTGGTGTAAAAACAGCTGCAAAACTTCTTAACACGTTCGGTGCAATAGAAAACTTCAGACTTAACGAAATTTCCCCAGCAAGAATTAAAGAAAGTCTTCTTAGACATCACGATCAGCTTACACTATCAAAGAGACTGGTCTCGCTTGTAGATGATATAAACATTCAGTGTTCCCTCGATTGCATACGCTATCAGCAACAAGACGGTACAAAACTATTAGCCTTTCTAGAAAAATATGGCTTTAAAAACCTTATTCCAAAGCTAGTCAAAAGTACTCCTAAACAGTTACTACATATTACAAAATCAACAAATAAAATTAATGATTTTAGTCTTAGTGCCAAATATGAAGGCCAGATAACCATTTATAAAAATGGTGAGAAAACCATTTTTAGTACGCGAGAAGCCTCAATCATAGGTGACCTAAACATGCTCCAAGATCTATTTACAGATCGATCAATAAAGAAAATTTTTCATAGCGACAACATACCACATCCCGACCCTACAAATGACTCTTTTGAGGATCTAAAGGTAATCGCTTATCCTCTGAATACCTTGAACACGGATCTTGAGTACTTGTTCTCACACTACCTTGGAGAAACTTCCCGAGAAGCGTTCCATAAAAGACTAAATGAGCTCTATGAAAAACTATGCAACGCAATGTTCACAGAAAAGGTATTGACCCTCTACTATAAGGTGGACAAACCTCTGATTAATGCCATAAAACACATGGAAAAAAATGGCATATCCCTGGACGTAGAACAACTCCTCTCACTATCTACGCAAATATCAGGTAAATTAGAGGAGATAGAAAGCAAGATTTTTGATATTGCCGGAAAGACTTTTTCTCTGCAATCACCGAAGCAACTCGGGAAGGTGTTATTCGAAGAAATGCAAATACCTGTGCAGAAAAAGCTAAAAAGTGGTTTGTCCAGTACAGACAACGAAGTGTTAACCAGCCTGAGCATTCAGGGATATGAGATAGCAGATTACCTTCTCTCGTGGAGACATTATATTAAACTGAAAACTGCGTACATAGATCCACTTCTTCTGAAGGTAAATCCCAACGAAGAAAAACATCGTATTTCCACTACTTATTCTGCAACACTTACACTCACTGGCAGGCTGAGCTCGTCCAATCCAAATCTTCAAAACATACCAAGAGAAAAAGAAATACGAAAAATTTTTACAGCAAAAGAAGGACATCATTTTTTATGTGCAGATTACTCTCAAATTGAACTAAGGATTCTTGCATACATAGCAAACGTAGAGCGTTTGAAATGCGCTCTTGCCAGTGGCACAGATCTGCACACACTTACAGCAAGTCAGATTTTTAAAACGGATAAAATTACACCAGATTTGCGCAACAAAGCCAAGGCAGTTAATTTCGGCATAGTCTATGGAATAACAAACTTCGGATTATCAAAACAGCTCGCGATCTCAAAAGAGGAGGCAGCCTCATACATACAAAAATATTTCGATGAGTACCCAGAAATCAAAATCTATATGAATCACATAAGGAACCAAGCAAGAAAAGATACTTATGTTAAAACGATG from the Neorickettsia sennetsu str. Miyayama genome contains:
- the typA gene encoding translational GTPase TypA; the encoded protein is MNNKTLNIAVIAHVDHGKTTLTNNLLRQANVLDEVGMDRNPLEQKRGITMFSKVASVSYGNVKINLIDTPGHSDFGGEVERILSMVDSVMLLVDSAEGVMPQTKFVLSKALKVGLRPIVIINKVDRPDRRIEEVINEISDLFLALEANDEQLDFPVLYASGRDGWCVRDLNDQRESLVPLLETIIGYTPVRKYDREAPFSMLVTMLENDNFLGRILIGKIEQGSISVNAHVKAINLSGELLENSRITKLQIFDGMVKKVVENAEAGEIIAIAGLADTSVTDTVCDPSVNTPIDAIPIDPATISINISVNTSPFTGKEGNKLTSRMILARLLQEVKTNVSIKMEERGEGQFEVMGRGELQLGVLIENMRKEGFELSVSRPKVVIKIDENGQKMEPIEELTIDMDEEYAGIVMETLNTRKGIMQSMENYPGGRVRLVYHIPARSLIGYHGKFYSDTRGSGILNKVFYGYAPYSGKIDSRSNGVLVSNGQGEAVAYALFNLQDRGIMFVKPQDPVYCGMIVGEHSRGNDLDVNVLKGKQLTNIRAAGSDEAVRLSPPLLMTLEEMMAYINDDELVEVTPLSLRLRKKVLDSNMRKKQNV
- a CDS encoding DNA polymerase I, producing MSETLMIIDAYNFLFSAYFALPNLTHNELPVGAVYGFLNILLKHLRTKPEYLVVALDHGKSTFRETIYNNYKANRPPVPGNLTPQFALLRECVDVLNLNPLEIEGFEADDVIATLVRKFSKSDLKIKILSTDKDLMQLVNENVHVINPIKNRIIGVNEVKEKFGVFPTQMTDFLSLVGDTSDNIPGVPGIGVKTAAKLLNTFGAIENFRLNEISPARIKESLLRHHDQLTLSKRLVSLVDDINIQCSLDCIRYQQQDGTKLLAFLEKYGFKNLIPKLVKSTPKQLLHITKSTNKINDFSLSAKYEGQITIYKNGEKTIFSTREASIIGDLNMLQDLFTDRSIKKIFHSDNIPHPDPTNDSFEDLKVIAYPLNTLNTDLEYLFSHYLGETSREAFHKRLNELYEKLCNAMFTEKVLTLYYKVDKPLINAIKHMEKNGISLDVEQLLSLSTQISGKLEEIESKIFDIAGKTFSLQSPKQLGKVLFEEMQIPVQKKLKSGLSSTDNEVLTSLSIQGYEIADYLLSWRHYIKLKTAYIDPLLLKVNPNEEKHRISTTYSATLTLTGRLSSSNPNLQNIPREKEIRKIFTAKEGHHFLCADYSQIELRILAYIANVERLKCALASGTDLHTLTASQIFKTDKITPDLRNKAKAVNFGIVYGITNFGLSKQLAISKEEAASYIQKYFDEYPEIKIYMNHIRNQARKDTYVKTMMNRKCPIQNINSNNRTISLVAERSAINAPIQGTAADIIRTAMVRMAQEKELLSHMVMQVHDELVFELETDVIQQLAKKIKRIMEESHGIPLLVELKHGPNLGELEDLKLERSQAPQQGGQGG